One genomic region from Octopus bimaculoides isolate UCB-OBI-ISO-001 chromosome 30, ASM119413v2, whole genome shotgun sequence encodes:
- the LOC106881808 gene encoding acyl-coenzyme A amino acid N-acyltransferase 1 — translation MSNNSNEKEMAVRVECYPEEALIDQVISIQVLNLLPFTSVTISAWIEQNGKHFGSYSHYTVSEHGDVDLSKECAEPSGLYVGVESMGLFWSMVSVPGQRTGERLYQSEASEPLAFEIRVYDGHLCWDELWVKYEERGVIKAGCSEENLLAKKVVLRSYKAPDVSRIVVETGRIRGTLFIPAGLRDGETRPGVIDMFGSRGGLLEMRAALLASHGFVAMALGYFYYKDLPTELRFEYEYFEEAAHWLQSQPNVAPGGIGMVGVSLGAQITLYMGLNCPIVKSAVGIGHPPTFGTGTKFTRAGQLVPCLNLQCISIVIQNDGMRSMQVEYDLEKYFTFNTSHTPSLLIILGAEDTMVKGSDVTKWLDTLSDADRSMVEVAVYEGAGHLIEPPHAPLCSATYHKWLKGVAYYGGTPKLHAVAQEESWKRIRDFLWNTLGKGYTKSRL, via the coding sequence atgAGTAACAACAGCAATGAGAAAGAAATGGCTGTGCGAGTAGAGTGCTATCCTGAAGAAGCTCTTATTGACCAAGTGATCTCTATCCAGGTATTGAACTTGCTACCCTTTACTTCAGTCACCATCAGTGCCTGGATAGAGCAGAATGGTAAACACTTTGGTTCGTATAGCCACTACACAGTTTCAGAACATGGTGATGTAGATTTGAGCAAAGAGTGTGCAGAACCTTCTGGCTTGTACGTTGGTGTGGAATCTATGGGTCTTTTCTGGAGCATGGTGTCTGTCCCAGGACAGCGGACTGGTGAGCGACTTTACCAGAGTGAAGCAAGTGAACCTCTCGCATTTGAGATACGAGTGTACGATGGTCACTTGTGTTGGGATGAGTTGTGGGTGAAGTATGAAGAACGGGGTGTTATAAAGGCTGGTTGTAGTGAGGAGAACCTCCTGGCTAAGAAGGTAGTCCTGCGCTCATATAAGGCTCCGGATGTGAGTCGAATTGTGGTGGAAACGGGGCGTATCCGAGGAACGTTGTTTATCCCAGCTGGCTTGCGGGATGGCGAGACACGCCCTGGGGTGATTGATATGTTTGGTTCCCGTGGTGGGTTGTTAGAAATGAGGGCTGCACTTCTTGCATCTCATGGGTTTGTCGCCATGGCGCTGGGTTACTTCTACTACAAAGACCTGCCGACTGAATTACGTTTTGAATACGAGTACTTTGAGGAAGCAGCTCATTGGTTGCAGAGCCAACCTAATGTGGCCCCAGGGGGAATTGGCATGGTGGGTGTGTCACTCGGGGCACAGATCACCCTCTACATGGGTTTAAACTGTCCGATTGTGAAATCAGCCGTCGGTATAGGCCATCCACCTACATTTGGCACTGGGACTAAATTTACAAGGGCTGGACAACTTGTCCCTTGCCTCAATTTGCAGTGTATAAGTATAGTGATCCAAAACGATGGTATGAGATCAATGCAAGTGGAATATGATCTGGAGAAATACTTCACTTTTAATACCAGTCACACACCCTCTTTACTCATAATCCTTGGCGCGGAGGACACGATGGTAAAAGGGTCCGATGTTACAAAGTGGTTAGACACCTTGAGTGACGCTGACCGGTCAATGGTAGAAGTGGCCGTTTACGAAGGTGCTGGTCATCTCATAGAGCCACCTCATGCCCCACTCTGCTCCGCCACGTATCACAAGTGGTTGAAAGGGGTAGCGTATTATGGCGGCACGCCAAAGTTACATGCTGTGGCACAGGAAGAGTCATGGAAACGGATAAGAGACTTTCTGTGGAATACACTTGGGAAAGGGTACACTAAAAGTCGTTtgtga